From Tripterygium wilfordii isolate XIE 37 chromosome 13, ASM1340144v1, whole genome shotgun sequence, the proteins below share one genomic window:
- the LOC120013144 gene encoding alkaline/neutral invertase A, mitochondrial, with the protein MMNTGTCIGISTMRPCCRVLISSKTSSIFGFSPAGINKCSVIYNFSKSQSGTPSIRRFFCCHVNRCVIGSDRTAFCVSGSISGQSRVFSTSFDRVSRGVRMITGGRSSRGILVVPRVASDFRNHSTSVGSNVNEKGFERIYMQGGLNVNVKSLVIEKVETDHNIVKEEEVEIESSNTLKVNESSIDTDNFKGLNQSSTVVEREVSQIEKEAWKLLQAAVVSYCGNPVGTVAANDPADNQPLNYDQVFIRDFVPSGLAFVLNGDGEIVRNFLLHTLQLQSWEKTVDCYSPGQGLMPASFKVRTVPLDGSNGAFEEVLDPDFGESAIGRVAPVDSGLWWIILLRAYGKITGDYALQERVDVQTGIRLILNLCLADGFDMFPSLLVTDGSCMIDRRMGIHGHPLEIQALFYSALRCAREMLIVNDGTKNLVAAINNRLSALSFHIREYYWVDMKKINEIYRYKTEEYSTEAINKFNIYPDQIPSWLVDWIPEEGGYLIGNLQPAHMDFRFFTLGNLWSIVSSLGTQKQNEGILKLIEAKWDDLVANMPLKICYPALESEEWRIITGSDPKNTPWSYHNGGSWPTLLWQFTLACMKMGRPELAQKAVALAEKRLSVDQWPEYYDTRSGRFLGKQSRLHQTWTIAGYLTSKMLLENPEKASLLFWEEDYELLEICVCALSKSGRSKCSRFAARSQIHV; encoded by the exons ATGATGAACACTGGCACTTGTATTGGGATCTCCACCATGCGACCCTGTTGCAGAGTCTTGATTAGCTCAAAAACCTCTTCGATTTTCGGATTTTCTCCTGCTGGAATTAACAAGTGTTCggtcatttataatttttcgAAATCACAATCTGGAACACCTAGTATACGCAGATTCTTCTGTTGTCATGTGAATAGGTGTGTGATTGGTTCGGATCGGACAGCTTTTTGTGTTTCCGGTTCTATTTCTGGTCAATCTAGGGTTTTTTCAACTAGTTTTGATCGAGTCAGTAGGGGTGTTAGGATGATTACCGGGGGTAGAAGTAGTAGGGGTATTTTAGTTGTCCCCAGGGTTGCCTCGGATTTTAGGAATCATTCCACCTCAGTTGGGTCCAATGTAAATGAAAAGGGTTTTGAAAGGATTTACATGCAAGGTGGATTGAATGTAAATGTAAAGTCTCTAGTGATTGAAAAAGTTGAGACAGATCATAATATAGTGAAAGAAGAAGAGGTAGAAATAGAGTCTAGTAACACCTTAAAGGTTAACGAGTCAAGTATAGATACAGATAATTTTAAAGGTCTAAATCAAAGTTCTACTGTGGTTGAGAGAGAGGTTTCTCAGATTGAAAAGGAGGCCTGGAAATTGCTTCAAGCTGCAGTTGTGAGTTATTGCGGAAATCCAGTGGGCACCGTTGCAGCTAATGACCCAGCGGATAATCAGCCTTTGAATTATGATCAAGTCTTCATTCGTGATTTTGTCCCGTCAGGTCTTGCATTTGTACTTAATGGTGATGGAGAAATCGTTAGGAATTTCCTTCTTCACACCCTGCAGTTACAG AGTTGGGAGAAGACTGTGGACTGTTACAGTCCTGGGCAGGGGTTGATGCCAGCAAGTTTTAAAGTTAGAACAGTGCCTCTTGATGGAAGCAATGGAGCATTTGAAGAGGTACTGGATCCTGATTTTGGTGAATCTGCAATTGGCCGTGTTGCCCCTGTTGATTCAG GATTGTGGTGGATTATTTTGCTGAGAGCTTATGGGAAGATCACAGGCGACTATGCATTACAAGAGAGGGTTGATGTCCAAACGGGCATTAGACTCATCCTTAATTTGTGTTTAGCTGATGGGTTCGATATGTTTCCATCTCTTTTAGTCACTGATGGTTCCTGCATGATTGATAGACGGATGGGCATACACGGACACCCTCTTGAAATACAA GCATTGTTCTATTCGGCTTTACGATGTGCCCGTGAAATGCTCATAGTCAATGATGGAACCAAGAACTTGGTAGCCGCCATTAATAACCGGCTCAGCGCACTCTCGTTTCATATCAGAGAGTACTATTGGGTGGATATGAAGAAGATCAATGAGATTTATCGTTATAAGACTGAAGAATACTCTACAGAAGCTATAAACAAGTTCAATATTTATCCAGACCAAATCCCTTCGTGGCTAGTAGATTGGATTCCTGAAGAAGGTGGCTACCTCATTGGCAATCTACAACCTGCTCATATGGATTTTAGGTTCTTCACTCTTGGGAACCTTTGGTCGATTGTTTCATCTCTAGGTACCCAGAAACAGAATGAGGGTATTCTAAAGTTGATTGAAGCCAAATGGGATGATCTTGTTGCCAATATGCCTCTTAAGATATGTTATCCTGCTCTAGAATCAGAGGAATGGCGTATAATCACCGGCAGTGATCCTAAGAATAC CCCATGGTCATATCACAATGGTGGATCGTGGCCAACACTCCTTTGGCAG TTCACCTTGGCTTGTATGAAGATGGGCAGACCAGAATTAGCACAAAAGGCAGTTGCTTTAGCAGAGAAGAGGCTATCAGTGGATCAATGGCCTGAATATTATGATACGAGAAGCGGGAGGTTCTTAGGCAAGCAATCCCGACTTCACCAGACATGGACAATTGCTGGTTACCTGACCTCAAAGATGCTTTTGGAGAACCCTGAGAAGGCATCTTTGTTGTTCTGGGAGGAGGACTATGAACTTCTCGAGATTTGTGTTTGCGCGCTCAGCAAGTCGGGTCGAAGTAAATGTTCGCGTTTTGCAGCAAGATCTCAAATTCatgtttga